TGTCCTTTAGCCCCAGGTCTATAACCTTAGCATTCTCCTCGCCGAGCAGCACCTCCCTCATAACAGTCGCGCCGTCGCGCTCCACGTTGTGTGGCTTCTGGAACACCGGGTCGCCGGCTATGATAAACTTGCTGTTACGGCCAATCCTCATCAGTATCTCTACGCTGCTCTCCGGCGGTATGTTCTGGGAGTCGTCGAGGAAGATTATCGAGTCGTCGAATGTCCTGCCGCGTAGGTAGTGAGTGTCAGCAAACATTATCCGGCCCTCGTCTATGAGCTTCTCGACCTCCTTCCAGTCTATGAAGCCTGCCAGTATGTCGCGTAGGTAGGCCGAGACTATGTCGTAGTACTGCTGGCCAAGCTCCTGCGCAGTTAACTCGCGGCCTGTGACAACGTCTACAACGGGCCTCGATATGATGAGCCTCTTGTACTTCCCCTCGAGCACGGCGTCGATGCCGTAGAGTACGCTGAAGAGGCTCTTACCACTACCCGTTGGACCAAAGAGACCTATTATCTCGTACTCGTCGCTCGTTAGTGCTTCGAGCATCTCCTCCTGGCCAGGGCTCATGGGCTTAAGCTTCTCCAGTAGTGCCCCCATCGTTCTCCCACCTCGTCAGCCCCTTCACAGCATAGCATCCATCTAGACTAGTGGAGGAGCAGTCGAGCAAGCCCTTATCAATCTTCTAGACCCCGCTGAAGACTCTCCACCTGCTGGGGGATACGAGCTGATGGCGCAGAGCGGAGGAAAAACCTGGCAGGAGGCAAAGATAGAGGCCTGGGAGAGGCTATGGGAAGATCTAAGGATAGGCTATCTTGACGAAGACATACTGGACGTCTTAATAGAGATCTTCCTTAGACCAGGTAGCTATCCTAAGAGCAGTTGCTCCGGTAGAATAACAGTGATAGACGCCAAGTACCCATGGGCTAAAGACGACACGATGACAGTCTTCAAAAAGCACAGCATGGTTAGCTACGAGGAGATAGAAAGGGTACTCTCAAGGCCCTGGGCGTACCGGCTCTGGCTCAGCGTGCAGGGGCCGATATACCATGTATATGTCGACAGTCTGTCAGAAGCCGAGGAGATACTCGCAGCGGCACGAGAAGCAGGGTTCAAACACAGCGGAGTAATGGTGCTCGGCGATACTCCTCTCGTTGAACTCCGCACCGGAGTACGCGCCGACGTACTGCTTGCCGACGAAGAGAATATTCTTGTGGATGAGGAGGCATTGCGCCGCATAGTGGACACTGTTAACGATGTGCTGCAGCAGGCTAAGGAGAGGAACAGGAGGCTACTATCGGCTCTACGTAGGAGAAGGTCTCGTGAACTATGGCAGCCAGCTGTCGAGAAAGCACGGCAACTAGGTTTCCTAGAATAGCCTTAGGCTGTTTCAGAGACTTCTGCTGAGCTAGCCGACTCTTCTTTAACCTCTAACAGACATTTATAATCATGGATTGAGCGGGGTGTAGCCTCTGCGTTGAGCCCGGAGGAGGTTCCTCCTGAGGAGCTGCGCATATCTGACGTGATGACTGTAAACGTAATTACATCTAAGCCTGAAGAGACTGTTGTAGAAGCAGCCCGAAAGATGGCTGAAAACGATGTAGGTAGTGTAGTAGTTGTCGACGAGAAGGGAACCATACTCGGGATAGTAACGGAAGGCGATATAGTACGCCGTGTGGTGGCACGTGGCCTTGATCCTTCAAAAACTGTGGTTCGCGACATAATGACCCAAAACCCGGTCACTATATACGAGGATGCAACACTTGCTGCTGCAGCAGAATACATGAGAGAGAAGGGTATAGGTCACCTGCCGGTGGTTAATGAACATGGTAGACTCGTCGGTATAATATCTCGTAGCGATATAGTCCGGCTTGCACCGAGCCTCATAGAAGTCCTCTACATCCGCAGAGGAGAAGAAGGACAGGCTTAGTGTATACCACTACAACCTGCACATATGTTACGGAAGAAATTTTACTTCATGAAACGATACTATACATTATATGGTGTTTAGGGCTGACTGCCCGTATAGCAGACATTTTCTCACCACGATACCCCTACGTACTGCCGGATGCGAGCTTTGGCGAGCTACGGCGTATTGTAAGGGAACAACGTGTTAGGATGTTGCCAGTAGTAGCTGATGAAAAGAAGATGAAGTTGCTAGGTATCATACGTAGAGGTGCCCTGCTTCTTGTAACATCTACACGTGTAGAGATAACTGCGAAAGACCTTGTAGAGGAACCTAGCGTGGTCTTCCTTCCCTCGGAGGATGTAACTACAGCTGCGCGTAATATGCTTCGTGCAGACGAATGGTATGCACCCGTTATCGACGATGAGGAGAGATATATTGGTGTACTCGGTCTTGATGATGTGATAAGGTATGCCCTAGATAACTATCGGGAAAAGCTGCAAAAGCCCGTGTCGGGTATTATGGAGACAAAGGTAGTCTATGTAGAGCCAGATACACCAATATATAAGGTATGGCAAATGATGCTTTCCCGCCGTCTTGCAGCTCTACCAGTCATAAAGAGTGGAAAAATAATTGGTGTAGTAGCGGAACACGATCTGATAATGCATGGCTTTACACGCCCGTACCTTGAATCGCCGTCGGGTCATCGTAGAGGTCCTACGGTAGGTGAAGTTATGTCAACTCCTGCAGTAACGGTTGAGCCAGATGTTCCTATAGCAGAGGTGGCGTCACTCATGGTTGAACGCGATATTGGTAGAATCTATGTTACTGACGAGAATGGCATATTGCAAGGAGTAGTAGACAGAAGCGATGTTGTTGCAGCGTGGCTTAGAGAACTCGGCTTAAAGCCATTATGACCTCGAATTTATTAATCCACTGTATAATACTGTATGATACCATCTGGGGGTCAGAACTAACTATATGATGTTTCCCTAGCCATGAGGGTGTAATTGTTACTCTCATGTAGCATGATGTTTTCCTTATCATAGGTTCGGTTGGAGTGTAGTATTCATGAGCTTTGGGGGTGAATCTTCGTGAGAAAGATACCCATGATACCGTCAAGGAGACCCGAAGGTATACGTTGGCTTAGGAGTGACGGTACACCCAACTTCAGTGACCGGATTCACCGGAGCGAAGGAGACGCCAAGATATTGGCAAAACGCCCCGTATACACTACCACTAAGACCGCCACTATACTGGGTCTCGCTGAAGACATGAGCAGATATAGTGTAAGAGCAATGCCAGTAGTGGTTCCGAATCAAGACAAACTTGAAGGAATAGTGACAGCAACAGATCTTGTAAGCTATCTCGGTGGAGGTGAACTGTTTAATATAGTAGTTAATCGTCATAAAGGAAACATATATTCAGCTCTACTAAAGGAGCATGTAGCATCCATAATGAATCCTAACCCAGTATATGTCACAGTTAACGAGAAGTTAACCAAGATACTAGAGATAATGGTTACCAAAAACGTCGGTGTTGTACCAGTAGTATTCGAAGACGGGACATTATGGGGTATAATAACAGAGCATGATCTCGTGGAGCATCTGGCCGAGAAGACTACTGGCCGTAAAGTATCAGAAGTAATGACTACAAATGTAATCACAATTGATGCAAGTGCAACTATTAAGGAAGCAGCAGAAATGATGATAAAGTATGGTGTGCGACGTCTCCCAATTACCGAGGATGGCGCTCTCTGGGGAATGATAACAGCGAAAGACATAGTGAGATTCTTTGGCAGCCACGATGTCTTCAGGTTCATAGAAACCGACTCAATAGACGAAGCCCTAAAGGCCCCAGTAAAGCTTGTTGGCCTCAGTGGATATGTAACCATAGACCCGGATGCAGATGTAGGAGACGCAGCGACAATTATGAAGAATAAAGGTGTAAGTAGCCTCCTCGTTGTTAAAGACGATGAACTAGTAGGTATAATTACAGAGAGGGATGTGCTTTACGCCTTAGCCACAATGCCTGATTAACCCTACCTAGTCCCTAGGTTTTTATTCCGAAACTCCATAAACCCTGGTTTAGTTAGCTCCATGGTTAGAGGTTGTTACGATATGATGAAGTATCCACGCGTAGACGAATATATGTCCACACCTGTAGTAGTGGTTAGGCCAGATGATAGCCTTGCACGTGCAAGGAGGCTTATGATAAGATATCGTATAGGCAGGCTAGTCGTCATAGATGACCAGGAGAGACCTATTGGAATAATCACAAAGGCGGATTTTGTTAGGCTAGCGTCAGGCCAGCTTACCCGGCGTCCACTTGACGCAATAATAGTGAAAGAGGTCATGACTGAAAACCCGGTTGTTATACGTTCTGATCGGTCACTAAGGGAAGCAGCTAGGCTAATGCTGCAGCATAAAGTAGGTGGACTCCCTGTAGTAGATGAGAGTGGAAAACTAGTGGGTATGATAACGAAGACCGATGTAGTGAGGGCTTATGCCGAGAAACTCCGTGGAAAATATAAAGTAAAAGACTATATGTATGTAGACGCGCCGCAAGCATCGCTCAACCATAGTGTAGCGTACGTAGTAGAACTCCTAGAGACTCATCCTGCTCGTCGTGTGCTAGTAGTTGATGGGGGCGAGCTTGTAGGCATTATAGCTCCCAGTGATATAGCATTCGTAAATGTCATCCCGAGAGTGGTCAAGGGCAAGAGTAAGATATCTAGAAGGTTCTTCGAACTGCCAAAAGGTAGGATAGGTCCTGTATATGAATACATGCTGCCTACAGCCCAGGACATTATGACACCTGACCCAGTGACTATAGAGGCGGAGGAGGATCTTGCAGCAGCAGCTCAGTTAATGATAAGGCATGGGTTTAGCTCGCTTCCAGTTATGGTTGAGGACTCTCCGGTAGGAGTTGTGGTCAAACATAATATTCTACGGGCGATATCAGAGTCCTAGCTACGGGGACCTATGGGCGAGAGTGAGGACAAGGGGTGAGAAGCATGGCCATAACGAAGAAGGCTCGAGACATAATGCAGACCGATTACCCTGCTGTGGATAAGGATGAAACTCTCGAGCATGCTGTACGTGTGATGAAGAAGTATGATAGTGATCGTGTACTAACCTTTGAAGACGATAAACTGGTAGGTATAATGACTAAGAAAGATATAATGGTTAAACTAGCTACGCTACGGACAAGAAATGTTGCCCTAGGCAGAATGCATGTGTCAAGCTTCATGACGCCAGATCCTAAGACGGTAGGGCTAGAAACGGATGCAGCTACTATAGCGCAAGTTATGGTCGACGAAGGTATAGGTAGTCTCCCAGTAGTTGATGATGGTAAGGTTGCTGGTCTTATAACGCGTTGGGAGGTAGCAAACCTGGTAGAAGAGATAGGTGCAGACGTGAAGGTTGTTGATGTCATGGTTACGGTACCGGAGGTACTGCGGACAACCAATAAGGTTCTACATGCAAGGCAGCTTCTGCTGCGCTACAATGTGATCTTCCTGCCAGTGCTTGATGAGGAGGGACGCTTAGTAGGTTACTTGACTGTGGATGAAGTTGCCGACGCTTTCCTAGCATTCCATGATATAGTTCCAGAGAAATTCCGTAAAGAGCGTATAGAGCATCTACTAGTAGACGATATCATGAGGTTACGCCCTCCGACGGTGTCGCCAGACAGTAGTGTAGTCGAAGCACTAGAGAAGATGAGACTGAAGAAAACTAAGGGCGTAGCAGTAGTCCATGATGGTAAACTGGTCGGCATAGTAACTCTTAATGAGTTAGTCAAGCTAATTGCAACTAGGGGGTCATAAGCAGTAGTCGTTACCCGGTCAGAGTCGTATAATGACTGCTCCGTACTCTGCGGCTATTGTATGTTTTTGACACTCTTTAATGGATAAAGTATTGAAAGTACTGCATACATAACATGGACCAGAGTATATTGTTTTTAAAAGGTATGCTTGTTGGAAGGGAGGGTATTTACAAAGTAAGTGATGACTTATAAGAGGGGTTTCTGGCTCTAGTGGAGCTTCTTCGGGTTATGGGGATAGGAGGCGGCAGAGGCCCTTGGTGTCGCGGCTGGAAGTGAGGCTGAAGGCTGCAAGGTTCATAGTGGATTCTATGCTGGGAAGTTTAGCTAGATGGCTACGGATGATAGGTTGTGACACGCTTTATGCTAAGGGCTGGCATGACTCTAGGATACTTGAAGAGGCAGAGAGTGCACGCCGGATAATAGTTACGAGAGATCGTGGACTCTTTAACAGGGCTCGTAAGCGTGGCCTAGACGCGGTGTTAGTGAGCGATAATATAGTAGAAGCACTAGCACTGATTAGTACGAAGTATGGTATCCCGCTCGAGGTT
The window above is part of the Pyrodictium delaneyi genome. Proteins encoded here:
- a CDS encoding tRNA(Phe) 7-((3-amino-3-carboxypropyl)-4-demethylwyosine(37)-N(4))-methyltransferase, with amino-acid sequence MAQSGGKTWQEAKIEAWERLWEDLRIGYLDEDILDVLIEIFLRPGSYPKSSCSGRITVIDAKYPWAKDDTMTVFKKHSMVSYEEIERVLSRPWAYRLWLSVQGPIYHVYVDSLSEAEEILAAAREAGFKHSGVMVLGDTPLVELRTGVRADVLLADEENILVDEEALRRIVDTVNDVLQQAKERNRRLLSALRRRRSRELWQPAVEKARQLGFLE
- a CDS encoding CBS domain-containing protein — encoded protein: MIPSRRPEGIRWLRSDGTPNFSDRIHRSEGDAKILAKRPVYTTTKTATILGLAEDMSRYSVRAMPVVVPNQDKLEGIVTATDLVSYLGGGELFNIVVNRHKGNIYSALLKEHVASIMNPNPVYVTVNEKLTKILEIMVTKNVGVVPVVFEDGTLWGIITEHDLVEHLAEKTTGRKVSEVMTTNVITIDASATIKEAAEMMIKYGVRRLPITEDGALWGMITAKDIVRFFGSHDVFRFIETDSIDEALKAPVKLVGLSGYVTIDPDADVGDAATIMKNKGVSSLLVVKDDELVGIITERDVLYALATMPD
- a CDS encoding CBS domain-containing protein; protein product: MYTTTTCTYVTEEILLHETILYIIWCLGLTARIADIFSPRYPYVLPDASFGELRRIVREQRVRMLPVVADEKKMKLLGIIRRGALLLVTSTRVEITAKDLVEEPSVVFLPSEDVTTAARNMLRADEWYAPVIDDEERYIGVLGLDDVIRYALDNYREKLQKPVSGIMETKVVYVEPDTPIYKVWQMMLSRRLAALPVIKSGKIIGVVAEHDLIMHGFTRPYLESPSGHRRGPTVGEVMSTPAVTVEPDVPIAEVASLMVERDIGRIYVTDENGILQGVVDRSDVVAAWLRELGLKPL
- a CDS encoding CBS domain-containing protein, with the translated sequence MVRGCYDMMKYPRVDEYMSTPVVVVRPDDSLARARRLMIRYRIGRLVVIDDQERPIGIITKADFVRLASGQLTRRPLDAIIVKEVMTENPVVIRSDRSLREAARLMLQHKVGGLPVVDESGKLVGMITKTDVVRAYAEKLRGKYKVKDYMYVDAPQASLNHSVAYVVELLETHPARRVLVVDGGELVGIIAPSDIAFVNVIPRVVKGKSKISRRFFELPKGRIGPVYEYMLPTAQDIMTPDPVTIEAEEDLAAAAQLMIRHGFSSLPVMVEDSPVGVVVKHNILRAISES
- a CDS encoding CBS domain-containing protein, whose protein sequence is MSPEEVPPEELRISDVMTVNVITSKPEETVVEAARKMAENDVGSVVVVDEKGTILGIVTEGDIVRRVVARGLDPSKTVVRDIMTQNPVTIYEDATLAAAAEYMREKGIGHLPVVNEHGRLVGIISRSDIVRLAPSLIEVLYIRRGEEGQA
- a CDS encoding Mut7-C RNAse domain-containing protein, which gives rise to MSRLEVRLKAARFIVDSMLGSLARWLRMIGCDTLYAKGWHDSRILEEAESARRIIVTRDRGLFNRARKRGLDAVLVSDNIVEALALISTKYGIPLEVAPDRSRCPVCNSPLRRTAKEEVKGRVPPRVYEHYDEFWVCSGCGQVYWRGGHWRGIEETLKEARRWAEKLRARRRR
- a CDS encoding PhoH family protein, with protein sequence MGALLEKLKPMSPGQEEMLEALTSDEYEIIGLFGPTGSGKSLFSVLYGIDAVLEGKYKRLIISRPVVDVVTGRELTAQELGQQYYDIVSAYLRDILAGFIDWKEVEKLIDEGRIMFADTHYLRGRTFDDSIIFLDDSQNIPPESSVEILMRIGRNSKFIIAGDPVFQKPHNVERDGATVMREVLLGEENAKVIDLGLKDIVRPGARRGIRLLIEMRMRNRPLNDVEKRVIEAARIYAPDADVITVVEFIDAKKQFEITAEHVPDALILVKEGYLGRLVGRGGERIQKIEQDTELRLRAVELTLDFTNIIRAVHPVSWIYKHIVDADFQGPYLAVKVKSNEFGAFVGQRGFHVKFLDAVFRKLLGVGVRAYEVTEEEESRRKRRRR
- a CDS encoding HPP family protein — its product is MAITKKARDIMQTDYPAVDKDETLEHAVRVMKKYDSDRVLTFEDDKLVGIMTKKDIMVKLATLRTRNVALGRMHVSSFMTPDPKTVGLETDAATIAQVMVDEGIGSLPVVDDGKVAGLITRWEVANLVEEIGADVKVVDVMVTVPEVLRTTNKVLHARQLLLRYNVIFLPVLDEEGRLVGYLTVDEVADAFLAFHDIVPEKFRKERIEHLLVDDIMRLRPPTVSPDSSVVEALEKMRLKKTKGVAVVHDGKLVGIVTLNELVKLIATRGS